Proteins encoded by one window of Lathyrus oleraceus cultivar Zhongwan6 chromosome 1, CAAS_Psat_ZW6_1.0, whole genome shotgun sequence:
- the LOC127077086 gene encoding phosphatidate cytidylyltransferase 1, whose product MQKDTTSSSSPSTNTGRIRHRKRSNEVIPEVSKSNGAQLLVNDKSKYKSMLIRAYSSVWMIGSFVLIIYMGHLYITAMIVVIQIFMARELFNLLRRAHEDKQLPGFRLLNWHFFFTAMLFVYGRILSQRLVNTVNSDKVLYRLVSSLIKYHMVVCYSLYITGFIWFILTLKKKMYKYQFGQYAWTHMILIVVFGQSSFTVPSIFEGIFWFLLPATLIVINDIAAYFFGFFFGKTPLIKLSPKKTWEGFIGASVTTIISAFMLANIMGRSPWFTCPRKDLSTGWLDCDPGLLFKPESYSLLGWTPHWFPWKEISILPVQWHALCLGLFASIIAPFGGFFASGFKRAFKIKDFGDSIPGHGGITDRMDCQMVMAVFAYIYHQSFVVPQSLSVEMILDQILMNLSFDEQEALYRRLGEMLQQGIERMS is encoded by the exons ATGCAAAAGGATACTACTAGTAGTAGTTCTCCGTCAACTAACACTGGACGAATTAGACACCGGAAACGCTCTAATGag GTTATTCCAGAAGTTAGTAAATCAAATGGTGCTCAGTTACTTGTTAATGACAAAAGCAAATACAAGTCTATGTTGATTCGTGCATATTCATCCGTTTGGATGATTGGGAGCTTTGTGTTGATCATCTATATGGGTCACCTCTACATTACTGCAATGATTGTGGTCATTCAAATCTTCATGGCAAGAGAACTTTTCAATCTACTCCGCCGAGCTCATGAAGATAAGCAGCTTCCAGGATTTAGGCTATTAAATTG GCATTTTTTCTTCACCGCAATGCTATTTGTTTATGGACGTATTCTGAGTCAGCGCCTGGTTAACACAGTAAATTCCGACAAGGTTTTATATCGGCTTGTGAGCAGTCTTATAAAGTATCATATGGTTGTCTGCTATTCCCTGTACATTACAG GATTCATATGGTTCATTCTCACATTGAAAAAGAAGATGTACAAGTACCAATTTGGCCAGTATGCTTGGACACACATGATTCTGATTGTTGTATTTGGGCAGTCCTCTTTCACCGTGCCAAGCATTTTTGAAGGGATTTTCTG GTTTCTTCTTCCTGCAACGCTTATTGTCATTAATGACATTGCTGCTTATTTCTTTGGTTTCTTCTTTGGAAAAACCCCTTTGATTAAGTTGTCACCAAAGAAAACCTGGGAGGGTTTTATCGGGGCATCTGTTACAACCATCATATCTGCATTCATG CTTGCCAACATCATGGGTCGTTCTCCGTGGTTTACATGTCCCAGGAAG GACCTATCAACTGGTTGGCTTGACTGTGATCCTGGTCTACTGTTTAAGCCAGAATCTTACTCGTTGTTAGGATGGACTCCTCACTGG TTTCCTTGGAAAGAGATATCAATCCTACCAGTTCAATGGCATGCTTTATGTCTTGGCTTGTTTGCTTCAATTATCGCACCTTTCGGAGGCTTCTTTGCAAGTGGTTTCAAAAGGGCTTTTAAAATAAAG GATTTTGGTGATAGTATTCCAGGACACGGTGGAATTACCGACAGAATGGACTGCCAG ATGGTTATGGCCGTGTTTGCATATATATATCATCAGTCCTTTGTCGTGCCACAAAGTTTATCGGTTGAAATGATTTTGGACCAG ATATTGATGAACCTATCATTCGATGAACAAGAAGCTCTGTATAGGAGGCTTGGAGAAATGTTGCAACAAGGAATTGAAAGGATGTCTTAG